The Streptomyces sp. V3I7 genome segment CCGGGGCTTCGACACCCTGGACGAACCGGACGGCTTCCCCGCGTACCCGGTGCCGATCCCGGAGACCCAGCCGACGGTGGCCCCCGGCGAGACGTCGTACAGCAGCCGCAAGGCGGCCCTTGAGCACGAACTCCTCGGGGTCGGCGACCGGTTGCCGACGACACTCCTGCGCGCGGGCGCCATCCACGGCCCGCTCAGCCCGCTGCCCCGCGAGCTGTACTTCGTCAAGCGCAACCTCGACGGGCGTGGGACGCGGGTGCTCGCACATCGCGGGGAGAGCCGGTTCCACCCGGTGAGCGCCCGCAACATCGCGGAGCTGATCCGGCTGGCGGCGGCCAGGCCCGCGTCCCGGGTGCTCAACGCCGGTGACCCGCAAGCGCCGACGGTACGGGAGATCGGTGCGGCGGTCGACGCGGTGATGGGTACGACGACGGAGACGGTCCTGGTGGACGGCCCGCCTCCGGCCCCCTCCGTGGGTGGTACCCCCTGGTCGGTCGAGCTGCCGCTGGTCTGCGACATGACCGCCGCCGAACGGGAGTTGGGCTACCGCCCGGTGGTGTCGTACGCCGAGAGCCTGCCGGAGACCGTGGAATGGCTGTGCGCCGAACTGGCCGGGCGAGACTGGGAGTCGGCCTTCCCGCTGCTCGCGCGGGCGTACCCCGACCTGTTCGACTACGCGGC includes the following:
- a CDS encoding NAD(P)-dependent oxidoreductase — encoded protein: MVIGATGQIGRPTVNALVRDGWEVTAASRGGGRDDDWAEGVRTARLDRADDAALAEVVGDGCDLVVDMVAYGAEHARQLTALADRIGSAVVISSLAVYEDAKGRGFDTLDEPDGFPAYPVPIPETQPTVAPGETSYSSRKAALEHELLGVGDRLPTTLLRAGAIHGPLSPLPRELYFVKRNLDGRGTRVLAHRGESRFHPVSARNIAELIRLAAARPASRVLNAGDPQAPTVREIGAAVDAVMGTTTETVLVDGPPPAPSVGGTPWSVELPLVCDMTAAERELGYRPVVSYAESLPETVEWLCAELAGRDWESAFPLLARAYPDLFDYAAEDAWLRTR